The sequence below is a genomic window from Campylobacter ornithocola.
CTAAAAAAATAGCACATACACTTGCGATGATGGTTGCACTTTTTTGCAAATTCATCTTTGACCTTCATAGCGGTTTTGACAAGAACAATGCAAAGAACCATTTTGTCTTAAAAACACTCTTGCATCAACCCCTACTACTTTTCTATCTTTGCATGTTTTTTGTAAATTTTCTAATACCAAAGCATCGTTTTCATCATTATAAGTTGGCACTATCAAGCCACCATTAACAAAAACAAAATTTGCATAAGTAGCACCAAGTCTTTTACCTTCAAAATATAAAGGCTTAGGTAAAGGAAGTTCTAATAAATCAAATCCTGTTTTTTTAAGCTCCTCTTCCATAGCTTTTAAGGGTTTATAATGCTCATCGTTTTCATCTTTACATATACAATAAGCAATGGTTTTTTCATTGATAAATCTTGCTAGAGTATCTATGTGATGATCAGTATCATCGCCTTTTATATAACCATGATTTAACCATATAATTTGTTTTAAGCCAAAAATTTCTTTTAACTTGGCTTCAATTTGCTCTTTATTTAAATGTGAATTTCTATTTTCATTTAACAAACAAGCACTCGTTGTAAGCATTACTCCTTGCCCATTAAAATCAATACTCCCACCTTCTAAGATAAGATCAATTTTTTCTAATTTTCCAGATAATTTTTGCGCAAAAAGCTTTGAATTTACCGCATTATCTAAAGTGCTTTGAAATTTATCTCCCCAAGCATTAAAAATAAAATCAAGCCCTATAATTTTTTCATCTTCACGCACATCAATTGCACCAAAATCTCTAATCCAAGTATCATTAGTATCACATTTAAAAAAATCAACGTTTTTTATATGTTTAAACCTTTGAAAGTCTTTTTCACTTGGTGCTATAAGTAAAACTTTTTGAAAATTTGCCACAGCTTTAACAAATTCTTCATAGCTTTGCAAAATCTCTTCTAAATAAGGCTTCCAATCGCTATTTATATGAGGCAAGGAAAGTAAAAGTAGCTCTTGTTCTTGCCATTCTGCTATGCTTTTTCTCATTTTGATACCCTTTTTGATAATTAAAAAAGTATTTTAACATTTTTAATGATAGTTTTTTACTCTTTTTTTAAAACCCAAGCAAAATACCATATCGCAAAAGATAAAAGCAAAATCATAAAAAGCTTTTTATCATACACCCCAAAACCTATATAAAGCACAGAATACATAAAACCAAAACTTCCCGCATAAATACAAATTCTACTCATTAAACCATTTTCCACCGCTCTAAAACATGGGCATTTGTGAAAAAATTTCTTTTTTGCTTCTTTGGGTTTAAAAAAACTCAAAACCGCACTTAAAATCAGCAAAAAACTTAAAAAATATAAAACCTTATCCATTAGTGAAAATACCTTAACCAAGCAGGAATTGCTTTTTGTTCTTCTTTTAGAGTGCTTTCTTCCCCATGCCCTGGAAAAAGTTTAAAATCTTTTTCATAAGCTAAAACTTTCAATAAACTCTCTTTCATCTTAGTTGCATCTGAATAAGGAAAGTCCCATCTACCAATACTACGGTAAAATAAAAAATCCCCACTAAAAAGCACATCTTCACCCACAAGTTCTATCATACAACACCCTGGAGTATGCCCTGGGAAATGATGAAATTTAAACTTAAACTCATCTACACTAAATTCATTTTCATTTTCTATTAACACATCAGCATTTGAATGCTCAAAACCATAATTAAAAGGATCTTTTAACATAAAAGCATCATCTTTATGGATAAAAAGTGGAATTTCATAAGCCTTTTTAACTTTAGCATTATCATAAACATGATCATAATGACCATGAGTATTTAAAATAGCCAAAGGTTTACTTGCGTTTTCTTTGATAAATTTATAAGCATTTTCACCTGGATCGATGATGATTTGCTTGTTTTTATGATCTATGATATAACAATTTGTCTCATACATTCCACATGGTTGTTTTAAAATACGCATATAAACTTCCTTTTAACTAAATCAAATATAATTTTAAAAAATTAATATTTAAAGATTTTTTATGAATTATACAAAATTACAAGAATTATTGATCAATTTTATAAAAGAACAAGCAGGATATAAAAATCTCATCTTAGGCTTAAGTGGTGGGATAGATTCAGCTTTAGTAGCTCATCTTTGCAAAAAAGCAGTGGGCGAAAAACTTTTTGTGCTTTTAATGCCTACAAAACATTCTAAAAAAGAAAATTTAGATGATGCATTAATGCTTTGTGAGTATTTGCAAATTCACCATAAGATCATTTATATTGATGAAGTACTTTGTGCTTATGAAAAAATTTGTCAAGACTTAAACCCTTTACGTTTTGGAAATTTAGCTGCAAGAGTGCGTATGAGTTTACTTTATGATTATTCAGCCTTGCATAATGCTTTGGTAGTAGGCACTTCTAATAAAAGTGAACTTATGCTTGGTTATGGGACTATTTATGGAGATTTAGCTTGTGCTTTTAATCCTTTAGCTACACTTTATAAAAGTGAAGTTTTTGAATTTGCTAAATTTATAGGCGTGCATGAAAATTTCATCAAAAAAGCTCCTAGTGCTGATCTTTGGCCAAATCAAAGCGATGAAAAAGATCTTGGCTATAAATATGAAGTTTTAGATGAAGTTTTAAAAGCTTTAGAAAATAATCAAAGCTTGGAAAAATTTGATGAGAATTTAAAAAATTTAGTCTTAGAGCGTGTGCAAAATAATGCCTTTAAAAGAAAACTTCCAACAACATTAAAGAATACATATGACTTGGCTTGATCGCTATTTTTTTAAACCTAATTTTTTGCAAAAAACTCTAGCCTTTTTGCTTTTGCCTTTTAGCTTTTTATATATGATTATAGCTATTTTAAATACTAAATTTAAAAAAGAACTTGATTTTAATTTACCCATTATAAGCATAGGTAATCTAACACTAGGAGGCAATGGAAAAACTCCTATTTGCAAAGCCATAGCAGCTGAGTTTGAAAATTGTTTTATCATCTTAAGAGGCTATAAAAGACAAAGTAAAGGTTTAATCGTCGTTAAAAATAAAAATGAAATTTTATGTAGTATTAAAGAAAGTGGCGATGAAGCTATGGAATATGCACTTACAAAGCATATTAGCGGAGTTATAGTTAGTGAAGACAGAGTTAAAGGAATACACAAAGCTATCGAACTTGGAGCAAAAATCATACTTTTAGATGATGCTTTTTCTAAATTTCATATTAAAAAACTTAATATTTTATTGCAAAGTAAAGATGAGCCATTTTTTGATTTTACCCTACCTAGCGGGGCTTATCGTTTGCCAAAATCTTTTGCTAAAAAAGCTGATTTTATAGCTAAAGAAAATGAAGACTTTGTGCGTTATTCTCATGTAAAAGAAAATCAAAAAGCGGTTTTAATAAGCTCTATTGCAAAGCCTTTTAGATTATATGAGCATTTTATCAAAGCTAGGGCTTGTTATTTTTTTGCCGATCATTATACTTTTCAAAAAGAAGAATTAGAAAAACTTTTAAAAAAACACAACTGCGATACCTTAATGCTAACCTTTAAAGACTATGTAAAAGTAAAAGACTTTGGTTTTAAAACCGAGCTTATTCATCTTGATATTATTTTAAAAGATAACTTTAAGCAAGTTTTGCAAAATTATATTGATAAATTTAACAAAAAGGAAGAAAATGTTGCTACACTCAACCCAAGATAAAAACCATCAAGTAAGCTTTTCAAAGGCCTTGCTTAGCCCTAGTGCACCTAATAATGCTTTATACGCTCCACTTAATCTACCAAAGCTTGACAATGAAGCTTTAAAAAATTTAAACTACAAAGAATTAGCTTTGAAAATCATCGCGGCTTTTGATTTTGATTTAGAGCTTGAAGTTTTTGAAAATGCTTTGAAAACTTATGAGAATTTTGATGATAAAACCTGCCCTATTTGTTTAAGAAAAATTAATGATAAGCTTTATATTAATGAATTATTCCATGGGCCAACAAGAGCTTTTAAAGACATGGCCTTACAGCCTTTTGGCGTACTTTTGGAATACTTAAAAAAAGATGATGATTTTTTAATCATGTGTGCTACAAGTGGTGATACAGGACCTGCTACACTAAAAAGCTTTGAAAATAAAAAAGGTATAAAGGTAGTTTGCATTTACCCAAATGAAGGTACAAGTAAAACTCAAGCTTTGCAAATGACACACTCAAATGCAAGTAATTTAAAATCAATAGCCATTGAAGGTAATTTTGATGATGCACAAAATGCTCTAAAAACACTTTTAAATGATGAGGATTTTAAAAATACTTTAAAAGAAGAAAAGCTAAGTCTAAGTGCTGCAAATTCAGTCAATTTTGGAAGAATACTTTTTCAAATCATCTATCATTATTATGCTAGTTTGAAAATTGACAAAACAATAGACATCATCGTTCCAAGTGGAAATTTTGGTGATGCTTTAGGAGCTTATTATGCTAAAAAAATGGGAGCAAATATAGGTAAAATTAAAATTGCTTCCAATTCAAACAATATCTTAAGTGAGTTTTTTAATACAGGCAAATATGATTTAAGAAATAAAAGCTTGCAAAAAACTATTTCTCCTGCTATGGATATACTCATATCATCAAATATAGAAAGATTGCTTTTTGATAAATTTAAATATGAACGTACCAAAGAACTAATGCAAACTTTAACAAATGAGAAATATTATGAGCTTAGCCAAAAAGAACTAGAGCTTTTACAAGAAGACTTTGAAGCTGATTTTTGCAATGATGATTTATGTATGCAATATATCAAACAATACAGCCACTTAGGACTTTTAGATCCTCACACTTGTACTTGCTTTAAAATGCTTGATCCTAACACCACTACACTCATCACTTCCACAGCACAATGGAGTAAATTTACACCAAGTATGTATCAAGCAATTTATGATAAAGAATGTCAAGATGAACAAGCTTGCATGCAAAAACTTGCAAAAGAATTTAACCAAGAAATTCATCCAAATATTGCAAACTTATTTACAAGTACGCAAAAGCAAAATCAAGTTTGCAAGCTTGAAAATCTAAAACAAACTATTATAGAATGGATAAAACAATGATAATCATACCAGCAAGATTAAAATCAAGTCGTTTTGAAAATAAAATTTTATGCGAAATTCATAATTTACCAATGTTTATTTATACAGCTAAAAAAATGCAAGAAGTTGATGAAGTGTGTGTGGCGCTTGATGATGAAGAGGTTTTAAAAATAGCACAAAAACACAATATAAAAGCAGTTTTAACAAGTAAAAATCATGAAAGTGGCACTGATAGGATCAACGAGGCTTGTCAAATTTTAAACCTAAATGAAAATGAACTTATCATTAATGTTCAAGCTGATGAGCCTTTTATAGAAACACAAAATATCAAAAAATTTAAAGAATTTAGCCAAAAATCTTTTGAAGATGAGCTTTGTTTTATGAGTAGTTGTTATAAAGAAGTAGATGCAAAAGCTTGCGATGATCCAAATTTGGTTAAAGTAGTTACTGATAGTAATGATTATGCTTTATATTTTTCAAGATCTAAAATTCCTTATGAAAGAGCAAATTATAAACAAAATTTCAAAGCTCACCTTGGAATTTATGCATATAGAGTTAAAAATTTACAAGAATTTTGTACTTTGAAAAACTCAGCCCTTGAAGAATGCGAAAAACTAGAGCAATTAAGAGCCTTAGAAAATGGCAAAAAAATCAAAATGCTAAAAATACAAAGTCAAAGCATAGGTATAGATACAAAAGAAGATTACAAAAGGGCTTTAGCTAAATTTGGATCATTTTAAAATTTACCAAGCAAACATTAATGATTTAGAAGATGTATTAATATTAGCAAGTTTATTATTTAATAAACCCATTGTAAAATTAAAGCATGAATTTGAAAATATATTAAAAGATCAAAAATATGCTGTATTTTTACTTAAAATACAACAATTGTGCATAGGTTTAGCTTATGTTAGTATAAGATATGATTATGTAGAAGGTAGCTCTAATACTCCCGTAGGATATTTAGAAGGAATTTACATTAGAGAAAATTTTAGAAAAAAATATTATGCAAAAAAATTACTGACATATTGCGAACAATGGATTTTAAACCAAAAAATTAGTGAATTTGCTAGTGATTGCGAATTACAAAATGTTGATAGTTTTAATTTTCATATTCAATGTGGCTTCAAAGAAGCTAATAAAATTATTTGTTTTATAAAAAAACTAAATTAAGGAAAAAACATGAAAAAAATTATTTTACTGTTTGCGTTGTTTTTTACACTCAATGCAAAAGAATTAATCGTGGGTATGGAGTTGGCTTATCCTCCTTTTGAAATGAGTGATACTAAAGGTAATCCAAGTGGCATTAGCGTAGAGTTTTTACAAGCCTTTGCTGAAGAAAAAAACTATGATTTAAAAATTCAAAACATAGCTTGGGATGGGCTTATACCTGCTTTAAAAACTCAAAAAATAGATCTAATTATGTCTTCTATGAGTATAAGTGAGCAAAGAAAAAAAGTAATAGATTTCACTATACCTTATGCTAAGGCAAATTTAGCAATATTAAGTGCTAAAAAATCAAATATTAATTCCATAGAAGATTTAAACCAAAAAGGAAAAATCCTTGCTTTAAAAAGAGGGTCAAGTGCACATTTGTATGCTCAAAAAAACCTTAAAAATGCAAAAATCTTAGTATTTGATAAAGAAAACGCAGCTATTTTGGAAGTCATTCAAGCTAAAGCTGATGCTTTTATTTATGATCAGATGAGTATTTATAAGGCATGGAAAAAACATCCTGAACAAACCAAAGCTATTTTCACTCCTTTTGAAAAAACTCCTGAACAATGGGCTATAGCTTTAAATAAAAACAATACCAAACTAAAAGAAGAGCTCAATGAATTTATTTTAAAATCTAAAGAAAATGGCTTTTTTGACAAACTAAGTCAAAAATATCTAAAAGATATAAAAGAAGTTTTTAAAGAACAAAACCTTGAGTTTTTCTTTTAAGAAAAACTCTTTTCAAGCTTTCTTGAAAACATGGAAATGGGTAAAGTTAAAACTAAATAACAAAGTGCTAAAGGAATGTAAATTTCTAAAGTAGAAAAGGTAAAAGCATTGATTTCTTGAGCATTTTGAGTTAGCTCTGAAATGGCTATCACACTCAAGAGCGAGCTATCTTTGATTAAATTACTAAATTGCCCACTTAAAGGTGCTAAGATATTTTTTAAAGCTTGGGGAAAAATTACACTTTTATAAATTTCAAATTCACTCAAGCCCAAAGCCTTAGCACTTTCATATTGTATTTTATTTACACTTAAAATTCCTGCTCTAAATATCTCACAAATATAAGCACTAGCAAATAAAGCTAAAATCAAAACTCCACAAACATAACGATTATCAAGTCCTAAATTATCAGCAAAAATATAATAAATCAATAAAATTTGTACAAGTAAAGGTGTTCCTCTAATAAGCTCTATAAAAATCCTTGCAAACATGTTAAAAAGCACAATTTTACAAAGACTCATATAGCATAAAATCAACGCAAAAATTACACCCACAACCAAAGATAAAATACTAATAAGGAAAGTTACAAAAAAACCTTGCACCATTTTATCTTTATATTCAAAAATAGCTCTAAAATCAAAATTATAGCTAGCACTTAAAAAAGATAAATAAAAAAATAAAAATAATAAAAATGCCAATAAAAATGCATTGATTATAAATATCTTTAGACTGATTTTTTTACGCTCGTTGAATTTACAATGCATTATAAAAAGATGGTTCAATTTTATCCTTTATTGTTTATCAAATTTTTTAAGTTTTTCATCATTTAAACTAAGCTCCATTTTACGAATTTCTTCCTCGCCACTACGTACTAAATTTTTGTCATATTTAAAGTATTTGTTTTTAATTTTATTTGGATATTTCAAAATATTTAATAAATATTTAAATAAATTTATTCTTGCCTTCTTCTTATTATCTGAATTGATGATCACCCAAGGACATTTTGGGGTATTTGATGCCAAAAGCATAGAATATTTTGCTAGAGTATATTTATCCCATAATTCTTGTGATTTCTCATCAACAGGAGAAAGTTTATATTGCTTAAGAGGATCTTTTCTTCTTTGCTCAAAACGCCTTTTTTGTTCCTGTTTAGAGACAGAAAAATAAAACTTGAAAAATAAAATCCCACTATCAAGTAACATTTCTTCAAAAGAAGCTACTTCGCGTAGGAATTTTTTGTGCTCATTTGGAGTACAAAACCCCATAACAGGTTCAACTCCTGCTCTATTATACCAAGATCTATCAAAAATTACTATTTCACCAGCAGCGGGCAAATGTGTCACGTAACGCTGAAAGTACCACTGAGTTTTTTCTACATCGCTTGGTTTTTCAAGTGCTACCACGCGACAACCTCTAGGATTTAAATGTTCAATTAATCTTTTAATAGCACCACCTTTTCCTGCAGCATCACGTCCTTCGATTAAAATTAAAACTTTTAAACCTTTATCTTTAACATAGTTTTGAAATTTTAAAAGTTCAATTTGTAATCTTTTAAGCTCGCTTTCATACTCAAGAGTTGATTTTTTTATCTTGATGAGAGTAAATTTTTTATCCATCGTAAACCTCTTAATTTAGGATAATTATTAACTTAAATTTACCACAAATAAGTAAAATATCATATTATTTATTTTATTTTTGAGGAAAAAATGCGTTTTTTAATAGTATTTTTATTTTTTTTTAATTTCATTTTTGCCAATAATGGAGTTTTATCACTCAACGAAGCCTTCAAGCTTAATTCTTATAGTAATAACCAAGGAATTTTTTTAAAAATTAATCTTGCAGATAGAATTTATCTTTATAAAGATCAAATCAAAGTGGAATTAGACTCAAACGATATCACTTCTTTATTAAATTTTCCACCAACTCAAACTAGAGAAGATAAAGAGGTAATTTTTAGCCAACTTGAACTTTTTATACCTCAATTATTATTAAATGATTTTGTTAAAAACAACAAAGCAAAACTTTCCTTAACTTATCAAGGTTGCTCAGAAGAAGGTTTATGTTATCGCCCTGTATATGTAAACTATAAGCTAAATAAACAGAATGGAATTTATACTATAAACTCAACTAAAGATCAGTTTAAAAATCAAAATGAAGATGAGCAAATTGCTAATGATTTAAGCACGCAAAATATATTCATCACTCTTTTAACTTTTTTTGGCTATGGATTGTTGCTAGCACTTACTCCTTGTATTTTACCGATGATTCCTATTCTTTCTTCATTAATTGCTATGAAGCTTAAAGATAAACCATCTAAAAAACATAGCTTTTATTTATCTTTTATCTATGTCTTTTTTATGTCTTTAGCTTATGCTATAGCAGGAGCTTTGGTAGGACTTGCAGGAGCTAACGTGCAGGGTTTATTACAACAGCCTTGGATTATCATTACTTTTGCTAGTATTTTTATACTACTCTCGCTTTCTATGTTTGGACTTTATGAATTACAACTTCCACTTAAATTTCAAAATTTTATTAATAAAAAAATAGAAGGTAAAAACGGTGTTTTTGGCGTAGCCATCATGGGATTTTTATCAGCTCTTATTGTAGGACCTTGCGTGGCTGCACCTTTAGCAGGAGCCTTGCTTTACATTACAAACAGCGGAGATGTCTTTTTAGGAGGACTTTCATTATTTGCAATGAGTTTTGGTATGGGCGTGCCTTTACTTTTAATAGGACTTGGAGGAAGCTTTTTAAAAAGTGGAGCTTGGATGCTTAAAGTAAAAATTTTCTTTGGTTTTATCATGCTCATCATGGCAGTTTGGATGCTAGAAAGAATACTTAGTGCAAATATCGTTTTAATACTTTATGGTGTTATAGGGGTATTTTTTGCTAGTTTTATGGGTTTATTTGATGAAGCAAAAACTAATTTTGATAAATTTAAAAAAGCAAGTATGATTTTAGTTTTAGCTTATAGTTTAAGTCTAATTTTAGGTGGCTCAATGGGTTCAAAAAGCTTGCTAAAACCTCTTGAGTTTAATCTTGCTATAAAAGAAAATGGTCCTAGTTTAAATTTTAAAACAATTAAAAATTTAAAAGAACTTGAACAAGAATTACAAAATTCAACCAAACCCATCATGCTTGAATTTACAGCCACTTGGTGTGAGAACTGTAAACTTTTAGAAGAATATACTTTTAAAGACATTAAGGTAAAAAATTTACTTGCTAACTACACCCTTTTAAAAGCAGATATAACACACAATACCCAAGAAGATTTAGCCCTTATGAAAGAATTTGGAGTTTTTGGACCTCCTGTAATAATATTTTTTGATAAAAGTGAAGAAAAAGGACGTATTATAGGCTATGTAGATGCAAATGATTTTTTAAATAAAGTTCCCCGATGAGTTCCATTAAATCTTTACAAATTGGCAAAATCAAAAATTACAACACATTTCATTCAGCTTTTATTAAAGATATCTATTTAAATTCTTTACAAATCTATGTAGATCGTATTCTTGATAACGAAATAGCTGATAAAATTCATCATGGAAATTTGGAAAAAGTTGTTTTTGCAAATAGTGTTCAAAATTATACTTTATGGAATAATTATTTAAACAAATACTTAAATTTTGGAGAAATGGGAGAAAATTTAAGTATTGAAGGTTTAGATGAAAATAAAGTTTGCTGTGGAGATATACATGAAATCGGTACTTGTATTTTACAAGTAAGTCAACCACGCAAACCTTGTTTCAAGATTTCTAGCATACATAAGTACTCAAATTTTACTCAAGAAATTTTTAAAAGTGGAAAAACAGGCTGGTACTATAGAGTTTTAAAAGAAGGAATAATAAATAAAAATGAGAAAATCAAAATTTTACAAAAAGATAAAACCGACTTAAGTATTATGGAATTAAATCAATTATTTTTCAATCCTTTTGAAAATTTAAACTCTTTAGAAAAATTAGAAAAAATTTCCACCCTAGCAAAAGGATGGAAAGAAAGTATTTATGCTAGATTAAATCATACTTATGATAATTCTTACATGTTTATTTAAAAAAACCTTTAATTCCTATAAGCTGATATTGCCATAGCTTTTCTATAAAAATTTTGAGTTTAATTGCTAAAAATCCACTTATAGGTTTATGTAAAACCGTGCCAACTGCATAATCATTTCCAATAGAGCAAACTGTATTTCCACTAATAAAAGAAAATTCTTGTTTGAATTCATTTTCATCAACCATAGCCATTAAAGCTTTTGCCACATAAGCTCCTTCTCTTAACGCAAGTTGAGCAGTTGGAGGATAAGGGGTGTTGGTTTTAGGATTTTTAAACAAACTATTATCACCTATAAAAAAATATTTTGATGCGTTTTCTGCATTTAAAGGATGCATAAAAGCATCAACTTCTATACGTGATCTTACGCTAGGAAAATCTGTACTATTTTCTATAACACCACTACCTCTAACTCCTGCAGTCCAAATGATGGTATTAGCTTTAATAAATTCTCCTCCATCAAGTCTTATGCCATTTTTTTCACATTCTATAATTTTAGATTTTTCATATACTTTTACACCAAGTGCTTCCAATCTTTGCTTTGCCTTTAAAGCTAAGTTTTTATCAAACATTGGTAAAATTTGATCCATAGCTTCAATAATAGAAAGTTCTAATTTTTCATAAGCAATTTGCTCTTTTTGACAAAAGATTTTAAGCTCTTTAGCCAAAGAAGCTATAAATTCAACCCCACTTAAACCTCCACCGCAAACTATGATTTTTAAATCATCTTCATTATGAGTTATTTTATAATTATTTATCTTTTCATATATGATTTCATTAACTTTTAAAGCATTTTCATAATTATCTATACTCAAAGCATATTCTTGCATACCCTTAATACCAAAAGTTTCTTTAGTAAAACCAAGTCCACATACTAAAATATCAAAACCAAATTCATTATTTTTAGTAAATACTTTATCTTTAGAAATTTTTAAAACTTCATCTTGAATGAAATTAACTTTTGAGTTTAATAAAGGCAAAAGATTATATTTTGAACTATCAATATCTTCATTAGAAGCCACTTTGTGTAATAAAATAGTATGATAATGATAAGAATTATTATTAATTAAACTAACTTGTGTTTTATCAAAAAACTCATCAGGTAAAGCTTTTATGGCCGATAAAGTAGCATAACCGGCTCCTAAAAATAAAATTTTCTTCTTTTGCATGGATTTTCCTTTAATTTGATAAAAAAATAAATAAAAATTTGGCATAATGGTATTATTTTTTATCTTAAAATATTTTTTATTTAATTTTAACAAGGAAAAAGTATGCAAAGACAAACTTGGAGCAATACGCTAACTTATATCCTTACAGTAGCAGGAGCGACTATTGGTTTTGGAGCCACTTGGCGTTTTCCATATCTAGTAGGTGAAAATGGGGGTGGTGCTTATGTTTTAGCCTTTTGTATAGCAATGATTTTCATAGGAATTCCTGTGATTTTAGTTGAAAATGTCATAGGAAGACGTAGAATGTTAAATTCAGTCGATGCCTTTGGTGGAAAAACAAGCGATGGGATCAAGATATCTAATTCTTGGCAAGGTGTTGGCTATATGGGGCTTTTGGGTAGTTTTGGGATTATGGCTTATTATATGGTAATAGGTGGATGGGTTTTAGCTTATATTTTTAAAATTATTATAGGAGATTTTAATATTTCAAGTCCTATTAATGCTCAATATACAAGTGATTTTTATAACTCAACCATAGAAAACAATCCTTTATTAATAGGAATTTTTACTACTATATTCGTAATAATTAATTGGATCATCTTAAAAAAAGGTGTAATTGATGGCATAGAAAAGTCAGTAAAATATCTTATGCCATTTTTGTTTATCTGTCTTTTGATAGTCGTTGCACGTAACTTAACACTTGAAGGAGCAAGTGAAGGTGTAAAATTTTATCTTACCCCTGATCTTTCTAAAATAACTCCTAAGTTATTTATAGATGTTTTAGGTCAAGTATTTTTTGCTCTATCTTTAGGTTTTGGTGTAATGATAACCCTATCATCTCATCTTAAAAAAAATGAGAATTTAATTAAAACTTCTGTTTATACTGGAATTTTAAATACCCTTATAGCAGTACTTGCTGGTTTTATGATTTTTCCAGCTTTATTTAGCGCAGGTTTAACTCCCGATAGTGGACCATCTTTGGTCTTTAAAACTTTACCTGTTGCTTTTTCGCATATACCTTTTGGAAGCGTAATTTGTGTATTTTTCTTTTTGCTTTTAATCATTGCCGCACTTACCACAAGCTTACCAATTTATCAAGTGATCATTAGCGTTTTAGAGGAAAAATTTAAACTAGCTAAAAACACCGCTATTAATCTAACACTTGGAAGTATTTTTCTACTAGGAAATTTACCTTGTATACTCACTTATGGTCCTTTAAAAGATATTACTATCATCAAAGGGAAAAATATTTTTGATAGTTTTGATTTTATTAGTGGAAATATATTCTTTGTTTTAACTGCATTTTTTTGTTGTATCTATGTAGGTTGGATACTAAAGAAAGACTCTATCTATGAACTTTCTAATCAAAATGCCTTAAAAGGAAGTATTTTTAAACTATGGTATTATTATGTTAAATTCAT
It includes:
- a CDS encoding transporter substrate-binding domain-containing protein, encoding MKKIILLFALFFTLNAKELIVGMELAYPPFEMSDTKGNPSGISVEFLQAFAEEKNYDLKIQNIAWDGLIPALKTQKIDLIMSSMSISEQRKKVIDFTIPYAKANLAILSAKKSNINSIEDLNQKGKILALKRGSSAHLYAQKNLKNAKILVFDKENAAILEVIQAKADAFIYDQMSIYKAWKKHPEQTKAIFTPFEKTPEQWAIALNKNNTKLKEELNEFILKSKENGFFDKLSQKYLKDIKEVFKEQNLEFFF
- a CDS encoding amino acid ABC transporter permease; translated protein: MHCKFNERKKISLKIFIINAFLLAFLLFLFFYLSFLSASYNFDFRAIFEYKDKMVQGFFVTFLISILSLVVGVIFALILCYMSLCKIVLFNMFARIFIELIRGTPLLVQILLIYYIFADNLGLDNRYVCGVLILALFASAYICEIFRAGILSVNKIQYESAKALGLSEFEIYKSVIFPQALKNILAPLSGQFSNLIKDSSLLSVIAISELTQNAQEINAFTFSTLEIYIPLALCYLVLTLPISMFSRKLEKSFS
- the ppk2 gene encoding polyphosphate kinase 2, whose translation is MDKKFTLIKIKKSTLEYESELKRLQIELLKFQNYVKDKGLKVLILIEGRDAAGKGGAIKRLIEHLNPRGCRVVALEKPSDVEKTQWYFQRYVTHLPAAGEIVIFDRSWYNRAGVEPVMGFCTPNEHKKFLREVASFEEMLLDSGILFFKFYFSVSKQEQKRRFEQRRKDPLKQYKLSPVDEKSQELWDKYTLAKYSMLLASNTPKCPWVIINSDNKKKARINLFKYLLNILKYPNKIKNKYFKYDKNLVRSGEEEIRKMELSLNDEKLKKFDKQ
- the dsbD gene encoding protein-disulfide reductase DsbD, translating into MRFLIVFLFFFNFIFANNGVLSLNEAFKLNSYSNNQGIFLKINLADRIYLYKDQIKVELDSNDITSLLNFPPTQTREDKEVIFSQLELFIPQLLLNDFVKNNKAKLSLTYQGCSEEGLCYRPVYVNYKLNKQNGIYTINSTKDQFKNQNEDEQIANDLSTQNIFITLLTFFGYGLLLALTPCILPMIPILSSLIAMKLKDKPSKKHSFYLSFIYVFFMSLAYAIAGALVGLAGANVQGLLQQPWIIITFASIFILLSLSMFGLYELQLPLKFQNFINKKIEGKNGVFGVAIMGFLSALIVGPCVAAPLAGALLYITNSGDVFLGGLSLFAMSFGMGVPLLLIGLGGSFLKSGAWMLKVKIFFGFIMLIMAVWMLERILSANIVLILYGVIGVFFASFMGLFDEAKTNFDKFKKASMILVLAYSLSLILGGSMGSKSLLKPLEFNLAIKENGPSLNFKTIKNLKELEQELQNSTKPIMLEFTATWCENCKLLEEYTFKDIKVKNLLANYTLLKADITHNTQEDLALMKEFGVFGPPVIIFFDKSEEKGRIIGYVDANDFLNKVPR
- a CDS encoding MOSC domain-containing protein: MSSIKSLQIGKIKNYNTFHSAFIKDIYLNSLQIYVDRILDNEIADKIHHGNLEKVVFANSVQNYTLWNNYLNKYLNFGEMGENLSIEGLDENKVCCGDIHEIGTCILQVSQPRKPCFKISSIHKYSNFTQEIFKSGKTGWYYRVLKEGIINKNEKIKILQKDKTDLSIMELNQLFFNPFENLNSLEKLEKISTLAKGWKESIYARLNHTYDNSYMFI
- a CDS encoding NAD(P)/FAD-dependent oxidoreductase, whose protein sequence is MQKKKILFLGAGYATLSAIKALPDEFFDKTQVSLINNNSYHYHTILLHKVASNEDIDSSKYNLLPLLNSKVNFIQDEVLKISKDKVFTKNNEFGFDILVCGLGFTKETFGIKGMQEYALSIDNYENALKVNEIIYEKINNYKITHNEDDLKIIVCGGGLSGVEFIASLAKELKIFCQKEQIAYEKLELSIIEAMDQILPMFDKNLALKAKQRLEALGVKVYEKSKIIECEKNGIRLDGGEFIKANTIIWTAGVRGSGVIENSTDFPSVRSRIEVDAFMHPLNAENASKYFFIGDNSLFKNPKTNTPYPPTAQLALREGAYVAKALMAMVDENEFKQEFSFISGNTVCSIGNDYAVGTVLHKPISGFLAIKLKIFIEKLWQYQLIGIKGFFK